The genome window ATTGTCTTTTACTAAATCTGTTGCGGCAAAAAATAAGATGGTAGCAATTATACCGGAAAATATGGCCACAATAGCAGATTGAAACACTTGTTGCTTTCCAGGTAATCCTAATGTGAATGCACCAACACCTGATAATAGAACCCAAAAAGGAATACTTGCTACAGTCATACCTAGTACCCTTTGAAATACATCTAATCTCCCATCACATACCTCCATCATTTTCCGGTTACCTAGTGGGTAGGCAAAGGATGCAATAAGAATTGGAATAAGGCAAAATAATGCATTCTTTAAGGAAATAGATACGGCAAATTCAAGCTGCATAATGATAATACCCAATACAATTAACATGGAAAAGGTTAAGCTTTTAAAAGGAATTTTCCTTCTGATTTTTTGAATACGGCCATTTCCGTCCATTTTTTGCTCATAAAAAAAGGGAGCAAGCAATGTTCCAGATATAATAGTAAGCTGCCATGTTCCTGCAACCAGCCAACCAGGTCCATATGCTCCAGCAAAACAAATACCACCGTAAAACAATCCAAATCCTACTGAACTCCAAAAGATCCAAGTAACTGGATTGTCTCTTAATTCTTTCCATACTGCTGTTAAATTCCTTCTCCACCCAACTATTAGGAGCAATAACGGGACCATAAAAAAATAACGCAGGGAAGCACTCCAAATCCAGCTTCCTCCTCCTATTTCCATGGACTGATTTAATACAAAAGTAAACGCAAAAAACAAAGCTGAAAATATCCCTAAAATGATTGGTCTCAATTGTTCCCCCCCTATTTTTTTGTTAATCACGAAAACTTATATCCAATATATCGCATATTGGATATTAATAACAATATTTTTTTTATTTCCTTCTAACCTATGTTTTTTTGTTTAATTTAATTGTGGATTCTTCATTGTTGTGACCAACCCATAAAAAAAGGTCTGCACCTTTAAAAGTACAGACCATATGTTTATCGTTGATATTGAACACGATGAAGGTTAGCAAAAATACCATTACGCTCTAATAATTCATCATGCTTTCCTTCTTCTTCTATCCCATTTTCAGTAACTACTACAATGCGATCAGCATTACGAATAGTTGCAAGTCGATGAGCAATAATTAAAGTAGTTCGATTTTTAGCTAGTTCATTTAAAGAATTTTGAATAATTAATTCTGTTTCTGTATCTAGGGCAGAAGTGGCTTCATCCAATATTAAAATTGGCGGGTTTTTTAGGAACATCCGAGCGATGGCAATCCTTTGTTTTTGACCACCAGAAAGCTTTAATCCTCTTTCCCCAATTTGTGTTTCATATCCTTCTGGTAATTTAAGCACTAACTCTTCCAAATGTGCTCTTCTTACTGCCTCGTGAATTTCTTCATCTGTAGCATGTAAATTTCCATATGCAATATTTTCTTTCAGTGTACCTGTAAATAAAAAGACATCTTGCTGTACGATTCCAATTTGTGATCTTAATGAACTCATTGTCATATCACGAATATCGATACCATCAACTTTAATACTACCACTATTTACATCATAAAAACGTGGTATTAATGAACAAATCGTAGTCTTTCCAGCTCCGGATGGACCTACAAAAGCAATTGTTTCCCCAGCCGAAATGGAAAGATTAATATTTTTCAAGACAGGATTTTTATCATAGCCAAAGCTTACATCGTTTAAATGGATATTTCCTTTTAAGGATTCTACTTCAATTGCATCATCGCGATCTTGGATTTTCGGTTCCGTATCTAACAACTCCAAGAACCGTTTAAATCCTGCCATTCCTTTCGGATAAAGTTCCAAAATTGCACTAATTTTATCAATCGGTTTTTGTAATATATTTACAAAAAGGATAAAAGATACTAGTTCGCCAATTTTCATCTGATTATTAAAAGTTAACCAGGCACCA of Niallia circulans contains these proteins:
- a CDS encoding multidrug resistance efflux transporter family protein, producing MRPIILGIFSALFFAFTFVLNQSMEIGGGSWIWSASLRYFFMVPLLLLIVGWRRNLTAVWKELRDNPVTWIFWSSVGFGLFYGGICFAGAYGPGWLVAGTWQLTIISGTLLAPFFYEQKMDGNGRIQKIRRKIPFKSLTFSMLIVLGIIIMQLEFAVSISLKNALFCLIPILIASFAYPLGNRKMMEVCDGRLDVFQRVLGMTVASIPFWVLLSGVGAFTLGLPGKQQVFQSAIVAIFSGIIATILFFAATDLVKDNLIKLGAVEATQSLEVLFALIGEVLFLSAPLPSHLSFFGICLVMFGMVLHSVYSSKKLHINRSMEASS
- a CDS encoding ABC transporter ATP-binding protein, with translation MIKRFFSYYKPHKKLFTLDFSSAIVVALLELAFPLAVSWYIDELLPEGNWSSILSVGVGLLLLYGISTFLQYIVNFWGHKLGINIETDMRGQLFTHVQRQSFSFFDNTKTGHIMSRITNDLFDIGELAHHGPEDLFIAIMTFVGAFWIMLTINIKLALIVIFIVPILVWLITYCNRSMNKAWGQMYGDIADVNARVEDSVSGVRVVQSFTNEEFEISRFTVNNRRFRKAKIGAYKVMSITSSSVYMLMRFFTLVVLVFGAWLTFNNQMKIGELVSFILFVNILQKPIDKISAILELYPKGMAGFKRFLELLDTEPKIQDRDDAIEVESLKGNIHLNDVSFGYDKNPVLKNINLSISAGETIAFVGPSGAGKTTICSLIPRFYDVNSGSIKVDGIDIRDMTMSSLRSQIGIVQQDVFLFTGTLKENIAYGNLHATDEEIHEAVRRAHLEELVLKLPEGYETQIGERGLKLSGGQKQRIAIARMFLKNPPILILDEATSALDTETELIIQNSLNELAKNRTTLIIAHRLATIRNADRIVVVTENGIEEEGKHDELLERNGIFANLHRVQYQR